Below is a genomic region from Medicago truncatula cultivar Jemalong A17 chromosome 3, MtrunA17r5.0-ANR, whole genome shotgun sequence.
AATGAGTGCTTATAAAAAGGATGGATGAAGTAATATATTGAACAAAGgagaatattttatttcatattaaaattCAATATGATTTTATCATGAAAATTAAACATCAGTATTTCTTTCATAGATATCTTATGACTTATGTAATGCTCCTAAGGAAAAGAGAGTAAAAACTAATTTGATTTTACATGACAAAATCAAGCAAAATCATACCATGAGAAATTTTATTTCTAAACCAAAGTAGATCCAGAATATATTTGGATCATCTCATCCCTTCCCACCTCTGCAGTAGAAAAAACGGGTGGGTGGGAGGGAGAATAAAGAGGGAAATGGACCCCCTGCAACTTCTGCACTGTGCAGCGGCTGTAGGGGATCCAAATCCAACGAAGAGAAGATGGTTAGATGATGCACTTGATCCTCTCCGTCACTCCAAAGGagcgaaataaaataaaatatgaaaaacagAGAGGGAATTATGAGATAGATGGTGAAATCTTTGGCATAGGATATACAACAATCCCTGCTTTAGAAGTTCCATTCAACACATACCAACCTAATTGTAATATTAGAATGAGTTGGAAGCAAaatttattagtaaaaaaatttgtCTCTCTTATGCTAAccaaatttgtaattttttttatatcaatatGTTACCTAGCTAGAGttaatagttaaatgatttAATAAACCAACAATTGTACTGCTAACAGTTGAAATATTTGAGACCTGTTAATTTTGTGCATATAAGCATATCCATACCAGAAATAACTTAAACTCTTGAGGTAAATAAGTAGATTAACACTTCAAAACTTTTTACAAATCACGATAAGAATGTGTCATATAATGAAGTAAATTAAGGTACAAACCTTGTAGGAAACTGCAAATGCAGCCTGCTCTGGTGTCATGTTGTCAAATGGAATCAATGCGGTTAAAAGCTCCCAAAGAACGATACCGAAACTATACACATCCACTTTTTTAGTATGATGTTTTTCTCTGATCATTTCAGGAGCCATCCAACGGTATGTTCCGGTAAATCCTTTTGCGCTGCCACATTGAGATTCCAAGCATGAGATACCAAAATCTGCTACTTTTACACACATATCTTCATCTAAAAGGAGATTCTCTGATTTGAGATCCCTATGAAGTATCCCTTGAGAATGAAGATATTTCATTCCCCTTGCAATGTCTAGTGCTAATTTCAGAACAAGTTCATGTGGAACTGAATGTGGTTCTTGTTGATGTAGGTATTTCCTCAATGAACCACCAGCCAAATACTCAGTAATTATACAGAACACTGGTGGTTTCTTGCAAGCAGCAATGAACTGCATGATCAATAAAAGTCAACAGAAAACAATTTTACTCGCAGAACATTCTATTTTCTATATTGCAATCAACTCTCAGCATAAGCAACTTTTTTGTGTATTAGGCAGCAATACCAGGATCAATgaatgatttgattttattaaattgaTTCTAACTAAAGTGAGTTaaatgtaaagtgatttatgttttagATATActcatgtaaaagtgagttgaacattGGAATTTGAGGCTAAAAGTCAATTATAGACGTATTCCAAATTGTAGCTTCAAGCAAGAATCTTTCTCGagaaaaaatcaattctaattgataacatccaaacatgtcaaaaattaattttacacatgtaaaatcaattttacctcTCAAAAGTAGAACCGTACATGCACTAATATCATTCAAGTCCTAATTGGAATGAGAGAGAGATGTTGACATGCTAAAGAATGAAACAATACACATTAGGATTAGCACCCTAAGGCACAAGCTTTTTCCAACTAATCTATTTGTAGTAAATTCTCACTTAATCCACAACTTCTTTTTAAATACAACTGTTCCCCATTTTGATTCTTCATAGTTTTTCAGGAATTTCATTTACACCTGATTATTATGACAAGGTGATCACAACAACAATGAAGTTACCAATAGCATACATCttcttttttggtggtggccatACATCTTGTTTTAGCAGCAGTAAAAAAGACCCAAAAACAAAGATGAATGAAAATGCAGGAACAGTACAATGAAACTAACAGAGGGATGATTGAAGAAAGCACAAGGACTTACAGTAAGAATATTTGGATGACGCAACCTCAGAAGCAAAGCAACTTCAGAAGTAAATTGCTTCTCAAGAAAAGAAGccaaatcttcatcttcttcaggCTGACTCACAAGCTTAATTGCAACATCCTTTTGCTTGTAAACACCTCTATAGATTCTACTGTGTCTACCAGAAGCAAATTTAGATCCAATGAGCAACTGAGACATATCTGCACTCCATTCTTCTTCACCTTCTCCTTTGATTGCAGCACCAGGAGATACCAAATACTTTGACCAAGACACTGCTCTTTTGTACTCACCAAGTGAAAGTCTCCTCCCAGACTTTCCACTGTTAGAAATTTGTTTATACCAGTTCAAATTCTTCATGTGGGTCACGGTTATTTCCtccaaaaatcattaaaaattcaaCCTCTGTAAGAATTTTTCAAACCCCAAAAGCAGATCCAAATATATCCAGATaggaaaaacttgattttcatAGCTCAAACAAAATAACTTGTGAGGTAACTAACTACATTGCAATCTTTTCTATCACTTGTTCATAAACTTTCTCTTTAAGAAACAAAGAAGCTGAAAATG
It encodes:
- the LOC11438925 gene encoding serine/threonine/tyrosine-protein kinase HT1 — protein: MKNLNWYKQISNSGKSGRRLSLGEYKRAVSWSKYLVSPGAAIKGEGEEEWSADMSQLLIGSKFASGRHSRIYRGVYKQKDVAIKLVSQPEEDEDLASFLEKQFTSEVALLLRLRHPNILTFIAACKKPPVFCIITEYLAGGSLRKYLHQQEPHSVPHELVLKLALDIARGMKYLHSQGILHRDLKSENLLLDEDMCVKVADFGISCLESQCGSAKGFTGTYRWMAPEMIREKHHTKKVDVYSFGIVLWELLTALIPFDNMTPEQAAFAVSYKNARPPLPSECPWAFSNLINRCWSSNPNKRPHFVEIVSILECFTESLELDPDFFTTYKPRPINTILGCLPKCKARQKSDTCKAKQ